TCAAGAGTGTAGCTAATCGTAACGATAAAGCTGTTTTACCACTCGCTGTTGGTCCAACAATCACAATGTGATGCATTACAGTTGATATTCTTTCATGATGACTTTATCGTTTGAAAACCGCACTCCCTCTGCAATAAGTAGCTGCTTTTGTTGAGTTGGACCACCTGGTACATACCCATGTGCCAATCTACCGTCAGCGTATACCAAGCGATGCCAAGGCAAAAGAGGATCGCCAAAATGCGCAATTTGGCCCACCACCCGAGCAGCCCCTGGGTGACCACACCAAACAGCAAGTTGGCTATACGAAATAACAGAGCCTGCTGGTACTTTGGCTATTTCTGCATACACAGCTTTTGTAAAATCACTCCTCGGTTGCATGGTTCGCTATAATGTCGTTTTAGTGGTTCGTGTTTTTGCTTCGTTGGCTACTGTTTTTAAGAAATTATCAATTTTTATCGGATGCTCCAGCTGTACTTCTATGTCATTACGAATACGCGGTGTTGTTTCACCACTTTCGACTTCTTTTTCACCAATAACAATTGTGTATGGTATCTTCATCTTTTCAGCATTACGTATCTTTTTTCCTACGGAGTCATTTGCATTATCTACACTGGTGCGTAAACCAAGCTGTTTTGCTTTTTCATGAGCTTTCTCTGCCACTTGTACTACCGGAGTTGTTTGATTAACCGTTATAAAACGAACCTGTTCTGGGGCCAGCCAAACTGGAAATCTGCCAGCATAGTGCTCTATAAGGAGCATAATAAACCGCTCAAACGAACCGAGAATTGCACGATGTATCATTACTGGGATAGCGTCTTTGCCATCTTCATTAACATACGTTAGCCCAAAGCGTTTGGGCATAGCAAAGTCTAGCTGAATGGTCGCGAGCTGCGTTTCACGGCCTAGCGCATCTTTAAACATAAAGTCTAGTTTAGGACCATATATTGCAGCTTCTCCTTCCATTTTTTTAGCACCTAATCCATGGATGTCTGATACCTCTTGTAACATTTGCTCTGCAACTTCCCAGTCCGCTGTATCCCCAATGTACGCATCTGGGTTAGCATAATCCCTAACCGAAAGTGACACCCAATGATTACCCCACAACCCAAGAGATTCATAAAAATCACGGATGATTTCAACGATGATAGAAGCTTCTTCCTTGATTTGATCAGCACGACAAAATGTGTGTCCATCATCTACCGTAAAACCTCTTGTTCTTTGAAGCCCGCCGAGCTGGCCTGGCTTTTCGTCCCGATATTGCATAGTCTGCTCAACGTAGCGCAGTGGCAAATCTCTGTAGCTTCTAGGGTGTCCAGCGTATATCTGGGTATGGTGCGGACAGTTTACAGGCTTTAAAACAAAATCTTGTTCATAATGACTCTTTACATGAAATAATTCACCGCTAAATTTCTGAGCATGCCCAGATGTTTCATATAGTTCTATCTTAGCAATATGCGGTATAGACACTTGCCTCATACCATATTGTCTACCGATTTCATTTAAAGCATTTCGCAATTCTTCAATTAATACGGCCCCGTTAGGAGTATACAAGGGTAAACCAGGGCCAACGAGATCTGAAAAGGTAAACAAATCTAACTCTTGGCCGAGTTTGCGATGATCTCGTTTTTTCGCTTCTTCAAGCATTTGTAAATATTCGTCTAGTTCTTGTTTTGACCCAAATGCTACCCCATAGAGGCGCTGCATCTGAGGATTATTCTCTTTCCCCCTCCAATACGCGCCCGCTACACGCATCAGTTTAAAAGCACCAATGTCCTTCGTGCTCTCTACGTGTGGACCTCGGCACAAATCTGTAAAACTACCACTAGTGTAAAAAGATACTGTTTCTACTTTGCTCGTACCTTGTGATGGCAAGCCGAGTTCTTCTGTGTCTATGTCTTTTGCACTTGTCGTGCCAGACCGCTTAAGATCATTCAATAACTCTACCTTGTATGGTTGGTCTGATTGCTCCGCCCACACAATAGCATCTTGAATAGATTTTTCTGTTTTGACAAATGAAACGTTGCTCTTGATAATCTCTTTCATTTTCTTTTCTATTTTTGAAAAATCATCTTCAGAAATTGTCGTATTGCCTAAATCGATATCATAATAAAAACCATTTTCTATTACTGGTCCGACGCCAAATTTAGCATGAGGCCAAAGCTGTCCTACGGCGTCTGCCATTATGTGTGCCAAACTATGGCGCATTGCGTGTAGTTTTTGATCAGTCATGTCGTAAAATCCTTACCTTTTCACTTGCCTTCTTGTATATTGTACTCCATAACTAACACCTCTGTACTAAAAAAGCGATGTTATCTTACCTCGCAGCAACCTTTTAAAGGTTATAAGACAACATCGCTAGCGATGAATAGATGTGTACCCATCGTAGCCGATCGTTCGGCGTCAACACACCTGATAAAACTTCACCTGTACGTAGTAGTATATACAGGCTAGCCTTTTTTTACTAGTATCATTTTGTTAGCTTATCCACAGATGTGGATACTTGCGTGCCGAGAGGTGTTATTGTTATACTCACAAGTGTTATGTGCAACCTATTGTGCGCACATAACAATGAGTGTGGTACTTACGCCAAAAGTGTTTAAGCGATACCAGTATCGTTTTAAGTAATGCACTTGGTTAACAATTAGATGCCTTGTACCATTCGCTTAGTTGGGTCCTTAGCTCAGTTGGCTAGAGCGCTTCCTTGACGTGGAAGAGGTCAGAGGTTCGAATCCTCTAGGACCCACCATATAATTACATCTTAAAAAAATAGTGCGCAGTTACGGTCTTGAAACATTTTTTACGTACTTATACCTATACACAAGCAGCCATCAAGGCTGTTTTTTATACCTACTCTTATATATTGTTTTATATCATATATGTTTAAGTTTTTAGATAATAGTAAATTACTCGTTGTATATGTATTGACATAAGTATACCACCCTGCTATAATGGTTACGTTAAACGAGGCGTTTAGCTTGAGTAACAATTCACCGTTAGAAAGCTTTCAGCTATTCTACGAAGAACTGCACTCATCTAAGGTGTTCATCAACAGAATTCGACGATCACGTCGTATGGCCACACAAAACACCAATTAGATTCAGTTCGAAACCAAGCTTAATACCCCAGTCACATGACTGGGGTATTATTTATATCCCCACATTTATAGGCACTTATCCACTAGCGTTTTTAACAGCATAATGTCAATATAATGACATGGTTTGTATATATTGTGGTCATAAAACTATTGTTGCTAACTCGCGCTATAAGAAAAAAAACGCTGTTGTCTGGCGAAGACGGTTATGCACTCATTGCGGCGCTATAACGACTACATTTGAGGAATACGACTATTCTACTGCCTTGGTGGTAAAGAAACGCTCAGGAGCGCTCCAGGCGTTCCAGAAGGATAAACTACTCCTAAGTATTGCAAAGGCCACCGAACATCGCCAAGGGAGCACGCAAGCTGCCAGTGAGTTAACAACTACTATCATTTCGCGTATCTTAAAACAAAAACCTATACAAACTACAATTTTAAGCAAAGATATATCATCTGTAGCTAGTTTAGTTCTAAAACACTACGATGCAGCAAGCGCTGTAAAATACTTGTCATTTCAGGCTCCGACTAATTTATCTAGAGATATACGCAAGATGCTTCAGTAACCTACGATTTTGCGTGATTACTTCTTAATAGCCTTTGTGGTGACATCAAATTTGCCAAGGTATTTACCAAACATCAGCCTTGTTTGAGAATACAGCGCTGCAAAACTACTGTAGATAATCGTAGTTAGCGGTAAGAGAACCCATTGTAATAACATTGGTATCCAGTGGTGAGCCTTATAACGTGGTGGTTTAGGTGGTAGTAACCTAATGCTAAGGTAAATACTTAGAAAGAGCCCTGCCATAGCTATACGTTGGATATAACTAGCGATGACAGGCAGTTGGTTCGCAATATAACTATCGCCTGCCTCTGGTGCAATATACAGTGGTACAAACGCTCCTAACAGCAGTAGCAGGGGCGCAGTTGCCCACGAAAGGTGCCCTTCTATTAATCTGGCGGTTTTAAATAACAAGTCTACTTTAGGGACGGAATTTTTTCTTCTCCAGCCAGCGTTAAGTACATACGCTATGTCTGAAGCACCCCAGGCCCATCGGCGAATTTGTATAAACTGTGCTTTGAGTGTTTTGCGATACGTAACATCTAGCACGGCATCTTGATATATAGGCACCAGCATAGGGTGAACCTCGTGCTGGCCGTTATAGGCAAAGTATGTTCGCCAGAATTGATGGCCGTCCTCTACAATCGTACGTGTACTCCAAAAATCTGTGTCTTGTAGTGTCTTTAGCGTCTGCGAATGTGATGCAAAGTTGCGAATCATGTGTGGCCGTAGCCCTAAAACAATATTCCAAAATGAATTACCAGTTGCGATAACACGCATTGGCGCAGGCACATCCCATATATTGTTCGTAAAAATAGATATAGGTTGGAACGATGCGTGAATGGGGTCTGGACACGCTAAATAGGCATATGAAACTGCGGCAAAATATTGATGATGTGGCCTATTATCAGAATCTAATGTCGTAACGATCACATTGCGAGCCGGAATGTTTTGTTGTTTAAAGTAATCATCTACTCTGCGCCCAGCATACGTGATATTGCCACCCTTACCGATAACCTCATGAGGAATATCTTTTGGATGCACGACCATTTCTAAATGTTTGAACAGTTTTTTATGTTTTACAACTAGCGCTTGCATATTTTTACGCACTTCTGCTCCACCACGCTCTTCTACTGCAAGTATTACCACCATTTTATCTAGAGGAAAATTGCTACTCGCCACACTTAAGATTGTTGGTTCTACGACTTCTGGCGATTCGTTATAAACAGCGATAATCACTGCTTGGTATAGTTCACTCAGCCGAGCACGATCACCTTTTCGAGCCTGATGACGTATCATATTGCGATAGTGCCACTGCGGTGAAATTCCCTCTGGATACCGTAAGAATGCTGGTTCAGGATTATCGAGCTCTTGGGCATGGCTATACCAATCTAGAGACGTACTCTGCTGAAGTTTCTTGTAACCCTGCGCCATACGAACATTCATAAAAAATGTTTTAAAGAACCACATTAACAAATAAGCGACGATAAAATACGCAGCCAGTATCGGTGCAATAAAACTCAATACAAATGGTAACGATAAAGTCAGCCACGTCAGCACACCAGGTACCATTTCAAATAACCGATATATCTTACCGCGCTCAGAGACTAAAGGAATCTCTATGTTTTTCATTAGCGTAGGTTATAAATTGCGTTACTCACCACAAACAACATAACAAGCACAATAAGCGTTAGTGATAACAACAAGACGCTCATGAGCCTTTTTTGAGTAAAGAATTTAGCGCTTAGTATAATAGCAACGGCTGCAAAAAATACTGATGCAATCGCAAAACTGTACAATTCCGAGGTATCTGCTCTGCTATACCCTGTTAATAATTCGGCTGCTTGGTACCTTACAATGGCAACGGACTTGCTCGTATCTATACGTATGACCGAGGCAATGACGTTTAATAACGCAGTTGCAACAATAGCTATATTTAAAAATAAGATTGGTCTATCTTGAAAGTATTTTTTTGTGAACATCAGTACTATTATACATTACATCCATAGGTACACAGAGAACAAAAAGAGTGCTCGTTTATTGATAGTGTACTGTTATGGGTTAGTTGGTGCGGGTGGCGGGAGTCGAACCCGCGTTTCAGCCTTGGGAAGGCTGCATAATAGCCGTTATACGACACCCGCTGGAGCCACCTAGCGGAGTCGAACCGCTGACCTACGCGTTACGAGTGCGTTGCTCTACCAGCTGAGCTAAGGTGGCACATGCCGTTACCATTACTAGTGTACTAAATCTACCCCTGTTTTTGTAGCATACCCTGTGCAGCATGCCTGCAACGTGCATTTTTACACATTTTAATAATATACACGCATCGCATCGCGAACAAGAATGTCTGTTCCCTTTGATACAATATTGTTATATCAGTACTAGTATAGTAAACCATACCCTGCCGAGCCAATCATAGAAAAAGAGTATGAATAGTTGCCATAGCAAGGGTACGAGCCAGCTATGGGCTAAATGCCAATGGACACGACTGCCACGTTGCAAAATACGCTTGTCTCTGTTACCATAGGTTGTGCTATTTTAGTGCCAAAACCATGGGCTCGTGGTGTAGAGGCCTAACATGCCTCCCTGTCACGGAGGAGATCGCCGGTTCGAATCCGGTCGGGCCCGCCAAGAAAATAGTCTCAACCTTTGTTGGGGCTTTTTTTATTGACACGCTCGCCTACACTACAGGCAATTGTTGGATACTTTTAATAGCACCATGCTCCACAATTACTTGTATGCAAACGACGCGATTGAAGAACTTGTTAGCTGAACACTCTTTAGTATATTTGCTACCCCGTCTAAACGTTCGCTAAAAACATACTGTTGCTAGAAAGTATATTAATCTATTTTTACGTAAACAGTCGCTGGTTTTTGAGCTTTGTAATCATTAAGGTATTCTGCCAACTCTTTATACTTAAATACAATATGTGCAGCTTTGATTTTTTCGCCCTCAAAGCCAAGGTGCTTGACGATAGCTAAGCCATTATCTAATACTATCACCCCTGAAACATCGCCCGGCTGCATAGCGGTAAGAGCTTCGTATTCTTGTGGTAAATAAGCTTTATTTGCATCAACTATACCCAAATTGCCACCATTTTCTTTCGTGCCAATATCATCTGAGGACTCCTGTGCGGCAGTGGCAAAATCCTTACCTGCAGAGATCTCTGCTAATACTGTATCTGCCTTGGCCCGTACAGATGGATCAAGTGCTTGTACAACCTTGGCATTAAGTAATTGTTGCTTAATACTACGTCTAAAATCAGCAATACTCCAATCATAATTAGAGCGTAAGACTTCTTCGAATACTTGCTGCTCACTGCCTAGTAGCCCAAGTTTTTTAAGAGTATCAATCTGAGAGTTGACTTCATCTTCGCTGACAGTAATACCTTTTTCTCTTGCTATCTTTTCGGCGTACGTATTATTAATGATAAGATCGCGTATTTTTTTCTTTTCTTCTTGTAATTGCTGGGCACCTTGTTCACTGGTAAAGTCTACCCCACCTTTTTCTTCAAAAAAGTGAATCAGATGGCGAAGTTCAAATAAATATTCCTCATACGGAACATACGTACCATCAACTTTTGCAAATGGTAGCGGTACCACTTTAGTAATCTGATAGGCAAATGCAGAAGTAGATTGAAATTTATACAAACTAAGAATGGTGTACGTGGCAAAGCCTACAATAAGAGCTACCAAAATACTAACAGATACTATAACAATTCGATGTCGCGAATGCTGCAAGGGGTAGATGTATTTTTTGGCACCAGAAATGACTTCTTCTCTGTGTTTGCTCACGGTATCGTTGGTAATACGAGGAATAGCGTCGTCTGTTACAGATCGCGCTTGCTTTTTACGAACCCGCGGCGTTAAAAAACGTCGGGCGCGTTTGCTGCCTGGTATTGATGATTTTTTACTATCTTTCATTCACTATTCGTTACTTGCAGGAACTGCTGTTGTCACCCCTAATTCTCGCAAGATGTGTGTCAGACGTTTCTGGATTGCTCTTGGGTGATGTACGTGGTGTATAACGAGCTCGCCAACATATGTCTGTATTACTATTGTACCAAATCCAAGCAAAGATTGCTCTAGGCCTTTTACTTGGTACGATACTGTTTGAATTTTATTTATACCAATATCAACAACGCTGCGGTTCCATAAGCCTTTTTGGCTAATCTGAATAAACCGTTGGTCTGTAACTATATATACCGTAAAGTACCAGCCTATCCATGAATAAAATAATGTACATACAAATAGTAAAAGGCCAATTGCTAAGCCACCAAAGAATACTTGAAACGTAGGCCAAATAAGTGATGGCAAGACACCTGCGAGTAAAAACAATGAACTAAAAATAAGCGCTTTACGCATCACTATAGGGTGCTTTCTAAACATGTAAAGCATTTCTTCGTCGTCAAATTGGTCTGCAAAATATTTTTGTGGCATAGTGCTATAGCTATTTTACTACGGTTTTGTACTTTTTTGTGCCTGGTATAGTATATATAAGGAGTTATGGCCTGGTAGTTCAATGGATAGAACACCACCGTCCTAAGGTGGGTGTTGGGGGTTCGATTCCCTCCCAGGTCACCATTACAAAATACCTCGCTCTATGGCGAGGTATTTTGTAATCATAACTTTCGTTTGTGTCTAGCGTACGTATAAATGTAACTTACAAACTATTTTTTACCTACACTCGGGTTAACACTTCGTGAACGGTTTCGTATTCAAATAGTTCACTATCGTCAAACCACATGGCAATTTCTTTTTCTGCTTCTTCTACAGTCCCAGAAGCATGTATTAAATTAGCAGCACCTTTCTTTTTTAACGATGCCCTCCCTAGACTTAAATGAGCATAATCGCCCCTGATTGTTCCTGGAGCAGAATCTTTTGGACCGGTACTGCCAACCATTTTTCTAACAACCTCTACCGCATGGCCGCCTTCGAGCACGGCTGCAATAACTGGCGAGCTCCTCATAAATTCTCTGGTTGCTGTCACAATCATTTCACCAATTTCTTCGGCAGTTTCTTTATAATCTATACCGTAATTATCCCAGTCTTTTTTTGTTTTATTACCAACAATAGGCACAAGTGCGTCAGGGTAATGCTTCGTTACAAGGTCTTGGCTTGGAGTCATCATTTTAAGGCCAATTATTTTTAAGCCTGCTTTTTCAAATCGTGTTAAGATTTCGCCCGCAATGGCTCGTTTTATTGTATCCGGCTTTAATATTATGAGTGTTCGTTCCATATCTATCCTTTCATTTGCTTGTCTATATAATACCAGTCACAAGCAATACTGATAAGACTGCCGCTAAACCAATACGGTACCAACCAAAATCTCGCAAACCCCGCGTACTAAGTAACTTAAGTAAAAAGCCTATAGCAAATAGGCCACTCGCAAACGAAACAATGTTACCAACAAGCACAACACCAACATTAGACGACACGTATGACCAGCCACCGTCTAGAAGCATTACTTTAGTAGTAGCACCAGCTATTGTGGGTATCGCTAACATAAAGCTAAATTCGGCAGCCCGGGCGGCGCTAAGATTACTCCGTAAACCTGTCAGAATTGTTATACCACTACGTGACGTGCCAGGTATAAGTGCTATAGCCTGCGCAAAGCCAACCCGTAGTGCCACTGGCCACGTAACCGAACTTTCTAGCGGACTATCGTCTGATTCTGGGTTAGGCTTACCGTATATAATCATCAAAATACCTACTAGAACCAGCATTATAACAACGACCCACACCATATTATTGAGCGCTTTTATTTGATTACCAAACGACAGACCAATCGCAAAAGCCGGGATAGTTGCAGCCAGCAATTTACTCAGGAGGGCCCATTCTTTACCAACGAATGTTCGTATGATCAATTCTTTGATACGTTTGCGATAAAACAATATAAGCGCACTGAGCGTACCTATGTTTAGTAGTACGTCAAACGCAAAAGATTCGGGTGTACCAAGCAAGTAGTTAAATATCACAAGATGCCCCGAACTTGAGACCGGAATAAACTCTGTTAGTCCTTGAACTAACCCCAAAATAATTGCATCTAAATAGCTCATCTTGTTAGCACTTATGCTACCACACTACCCCATACATCCCAAGTCACACACCAACCCCATTACACATATATTTACGCCGACCGTCGTAAATATATGTGTAATTATAATATAGATTTAAATTTTTGTATGAGCTGGTTTTGGCCGTCTAGGTGCGTAACTTCTGCACTAATAATGTGTTTACTCGCAAATGGGTAGTTTGTGTGCACCATAGCTACAAATTCGCTAATATCGTATGGGTAGACGTATACGCTATTTTGAATTAATACCATCCCTAAAGATTCAATTTTATAGCGTAGCGTATCCCGCACTAATCTATATTGTTCAGGAATATCGAACATTAATAAATGCCATTTATTGTCCCAAGCTCCATTAATAGGGATTTTGTAATCTTCAAATAGCACCTTGGTATTTATACTTTGCCCTTTTGGTGTAAGCGTTATTGCATACCTATTGTCATCTATTTTTTGAACACTAAAATAACCGCTATTTTTTACTTGTTCACTAAATCGTTTGGGCTGTTTTTTGTTGAGCTTCTTAGCAACCAACGTAATAGCCTGTGTCGCATTAGGCGCTACAACAATAATACCCGCCGCTCCTGCAGCACCAGCTGTTTTAACAAAAGCGCGCATTGTTATATTGGTAATCTTTTTTATGTTCGTATATTTCTTATTCTTCATAATACATATATTATACACGACCGTCGTAAATATATGTGTTTTTGAGGGATGGGGGGAATGTCGTACAATATAAGTATGGATTTAGAAACGCTCATTGGGGATTATTTAGAATATATGGCTATAGAGCGTGGCCGTTCAAAAAAAACAATTGCCAACTATAGCCACTACCTAACGCGTTTGGTTGATTTTGCAGGTGACGTAACAATAGATGAAGTAACGCCTGATTTAATACGAAAATGGCGCCTGTGGCTAAATGACCTTGGCTCTGATAGGTCTGACGAGCTTGGTAAGGCGACACAAAATTATCACCTAATTGCCCTGCGCAACTTTTTAAAATACTGCCATAAACGTGATATTGCAGCGATGAGCGCCGACCAAATAGAGCTCGCTAAAGTAGCGCGCACAAAAGTTACCTTTTTAGACAAAGACGAGTTAGAACGGTTGCTAGAGCAACCCAACACACAAGAAATAGCTGGTTTGCGCGATAGAGCGATATTAGAATTACTGTATTCTAGCGGTTTGCGCGTTTCTGAACTAGTGAGTCTAGATACAGCGCACATAAACTTAAAGCGCCGTGAATTTACCGTACGTGGTAAAGGCCAAAAAGATCGCCCAGTGTTTATAAGCCAGCAAGCGGCTGATTGGGTGCAACTTTATATAGATACGCGTGAAGATGCATTACCTGCCCTGTTTATTAGCTATGGGGGCAAAGCAGCAACCAACACAACTGGTAACTACCGTCGGCTCACACCACGCAGTATTCAGCGTATGGTGGCGCGCTACGCCCTGCTAGCGGGCATTACCAAGCATGTGAGCCCGCACAGCTTGCGGCATAGCTTTGCTACCGACTTACTCATGAACGGTGCCGATATACGAAGCGTGCAAGCCATGCTTGGCCATAGTAACATTGCTACCACCCAAATTTATACCCACGTTACCGACCCACACCTAAGAGCTGTCCACGAAAAGTTCCATAATAAAGCCTAATTACGGCGCAGGACAAGCGCCACCACCTGATATGTTAAAGTTATTAGCGCCATCTACTTTGATGTCTTTACACAAACTATCAGCTAATGCTCCAAAATATGGTTGCCACGTGCTATTTGACCCTGGAGATGTTGAGATATAGCTAATTAGTCTTTTAGATTGGTCTTGCGCGATAGCATTTACGTCAATTTTTGTCTGTATGTTGTCTAGTTTGACAGGTACGGCACCGCTCAATGCTTGGTACTTCAGTGTAGCGGATTGATCACCTATAATCTGAAAATAATATAACCTAGAATTAGGCAACGAAGAAGCATTTGCGTAGCCATTCAGATCTGCTTTACATTCACCGTTGGCTGAGCAAGTCACGTTAAATGCAGCCGCATTACCTCTATTGTTAGTAGGTCCATCCTCTAAATTTATTGGCGTTGGAGCAATATTTTCACCCGCCTTAGAAGCTGGTATAAGGTAATAAACTTCTATTTTTGGTTGTGCTGTATTGGTTATATCTGCAGTTGATACACTAGCAACTTTCAGTATGGGTAATTTGCCTGGTTGCACAGGTTTCAAATTCGTACGACCAATGGCCCCATCATATGCACTCATACTGTCGGCAAATGCGTCCACCTTCCAAGAAATAAGGTCTTTACCTGTAAAATTTGTTGTGGTAAAACTCCACCCGTCATACGGCGACAGTGTCTTAACTGCTTCTTCAGGTTTGGCATCCCATGTCACGCAAGTGATGCGTACACCTTCAGAAAAAACTGGATATTTAAAGTTACCAACTTCTTCACACCCGTTTTTTACACTACCTGGGTTAGAAGCACCCAAACTACCGCTTTTCACTTTTTCCGATATGTATGTGTTAGCTGCATTTATACCAGACTCAGCTGCCAGTTGAGCTTGTGATGATAGTGTTTTATCTATTGTCGCCCGTTGATCGCGTCTCGACAGCGTTGCAAAACCAACCGATATAAGCGATATTATCATAATAAAGAACAAAGCAAACATTATTGCTGATGCCCCAGATTGATTAAAATTAATAGGCTTTTTATTCATTTGCATTTTTATATATCCCATTTATTGTATCCTCGGTTTCACACTACTATTATAATTTACTATTGTACAAAAATCACCGCCACGCAATGTAGGTAAGCATTCGGTATACGAATTATTTTTATACATATCATATGTGCCTACGTTAAAACGAGTAGTTATATCAAATACACCAAGATCTGCTGATGGTTGTGTAATGGTAAATTGACTGACAAATCCATTGCGCGGTAGTAAATTTGTACCACCATTTGCTTGGCCACGTTCGCAGGCTGCATCGCTTAGTTGCCTTTTAAACAATCCATTATTTATGGTATTACCATCTGGTAATGACCAATAATACATTACATTTCCAATACAAAAATATGTTACAGAATCTTCTGTTTTCATGTTGGTCACTGCATCTTTATTAACATATGCAACGGCATTAAATATATCTTGGTGAATACTACGCGACGC
The Candidatus Nomurabacteria bacterium DNA segment above includes these coding regions:
- a CDS encoding MGMT family protein, translating into MQPRSDFTKAVYAEIAKVPAGSVISYSQLAVWCGHPGAARVVGQIAHFGDPLLPWHRLVYADGRLAHGYVPGGPTQQKQLLIAEGVRFSNDKVIMKEYQL
- the thrS gene encoding threonine--tRNA ligase encodes the protein MTDQKLHAMRHSLAHIMADAVGQLWPHAKFGVGPVIENGFYYDIDLGNTTISEDDFSKIEKKMKEIIKSNVSFVKTEKSIQDAIVWAEQSDQPYKVELLNDLKRSGTTSAKDIDTEELGLPSQGTSKVETVSFYTSGSFTDLCRGPHVESTKDIGAFKLMRVAGAYWRGKENNPQMQRLYGVAFGSKQELDEYLQMLEEAKKRDHRKLGQELDLFTFSDLVGPGLPLYTPNGAVLIEELRNALNEIGRQYGMRQVSIPHIAKIELYETSGHAQKFSGELFHVKSHYEQDFVLKPVNCPHHTQIYAGHPRSYRDLPLRYVEQTMQYRDEKPGQLGGLQRTRGFTVDDGHTFCRADQIKEEASIIVEIIRDFYESLGLWGNHWVSLSVRDYANPDAYIGDTADWEVAEQMLQEVSDIHGLGAKKMEGEAAIYGPKLDFMFKDALGRETQLATIQLDFAMPKRFGLTYVNEDGKDAIPVMIHRAILGSFERFIMLLIEHYAGRFPVWLAPEQVRFITVNQTTPVVQVAEKAHEKAKQLGLRTSVDNANDSVGKKIRNAEKMKIPYTIVIGEKEVESGETTPRIRNDIEVQLEHPIKIDNFLKTVANEAKTRTTKTTL
- a CDS encoding glycosyltransferase family 2 protein, giving the protein MKNIEIPLVSERGKIYRLFEMVPGVLTWLTLSLPFVLSFIAPILAAYFIVAYLLMWFFKTFFMNVRMAQGYKKLQQSTSLDWYSHAQELDNPEPAFLRYPEGISPQWHYRNMIRHQARKGDRARLSELYQAVIIAVYNESPEVVEPTILSVASSNFPLDKMVVILAVEERGGAEVRKNMQALVVKHKKLFKHLEMVVHPKDIPHEVIGKGGNITYAGRRVDDYFKQQNIPARNVIVTTLDSDNRPHHQYFAAVSYAYLACPDPIHASFQPISIFTNNIWDVPAPMRVIATGNSFWNIVLGLRPHMIRNFASHSQTLKTLQDTDFWSTRTIVEDGHQFWRTYFAYNGQHEVHPMLVPIYQDAVLDVTYRKTLKAQFIQIRRWAWGASDIAYVLNAGWRRKNSVPKVDLLFKTARLIEGHLSWATAPLLLLLGAFVPLYIAPEAGDSYIANQLPVIASYIQRIAMAGLFLSIYLSIRLLPPKPPRYKAHHWIPMLLQWVLLPLTTIIYSSFAALYSQTRLMFGKYLGKFDVTTKAIKK
- a CDS encoding SurA N-terminal domain-containing protein; the protein is MKDSKKSSIPGSKRARRFLTPRVRKKQARSVTDDAIPRITNDTVSKHREEVISGAKKYIYPLQHSRHRIVIVSVSILVALIVGFATYTILSLYKFQSTSAFAYQITKVVPLPFAKVDGTYVPYEEYLFELRHLIHFFEEKGGVDFTSEQGAQQLQEEKKKIRDLIINNTYAEKIAREKGITVSEDEVNSQIDTLKKLGLLGSEQQVFEEVLRSNYDWSIADFRRSIKQQLLNAKVVQALDPSVRAKADTVLAEISAGKDFATAAQESSDDIGTKENGGNLGIVDANKAYLPQEYEALTAMQPGDVSGVIVLDNGLAIVKHLGFEGEKIKAAHIVFKYKELAEYLNDYKAQKPATVYVKID
- a CDS encoding PH domain-containing protein; the encoded protein is MPQKYFADQFDDEEMLYMFRKHPIVMRKALIFSSLFLLAGVLPSLIWPTFQVFFGGLAIGLLLFVCTLFYSWIGWYFTVYIVTDQRFIQISQKGLWNRSVVDIGINKIQTVSYQVKGLEQSLLGFGTIVIQTYVGELVIHHVHHPRAIQKRLTHILRELGVTTAVPASNE
- a CDS encoding nucleoside-diphosphate kinase (catalyzes the formation of nucleoside triphosphate from ATP and nucleoside diphosphate); translated protein: MERTLIILKPDTIKRAIAGEILTRFEKAGLKIIGLKMMTPSQDLVTKHYPDALVPIVGNKTKKDWDNYGIDYKETAEEIGEMIVTATREFMRSSPVIAAVLEGGHAVEVVRKMVGSTGPKDSAPGTIRGDYAHLSLGRASLKKKGAANLIHASGTVEEAEKEIAMWFDDSELFEYETVHEVLTRV
- a CDS encoding undecaprenyl-diphosphate phosphatase; the encoded protein is MSYLDAIILGLVQGLTEFIPVSSSGHLVIFNYLLGTPESFAFDVLLNIGTLSALILFYRKRIKELIIRTFVGKEWALLSKLLAATIPAFAIGLSFGNQIKALNNMVWVVVIMLVLVGILMIIYGKPNPESDDSPLESSVTWPVALRVGFAQAIALIPGTSRSGITILTGLRSNLSAARAAEFSFMLAIPTIAGATTKVMLLDGGWSYVSSNVGVVLVGNIVSFASGLFAIGFLLKLLSTRGLRDFGWYRIGLAAVLSVLLVTGII
- a CDS encoding tyrosine-type recombinase/integrase; translation: MSYNISMDLETLIGDYLEYMAIERGRSKKTIANYSHYLTRLVDFAGDVTIDEVTPDLIRKWRLWLNDLGSDRSDELGKATQNYHLIALRNFLKYCHKRDIAAMSADQIELAKVARTKVTFLDKDELERLLEQPNTQEIAGLRDRAILELLYSSGLRVSELVSLDTAHINLKRREFTVRGKGQKDRPVFISQQAADWVQLYIDTREDALPALFISYGGKAATNTTGNYRRLTPRSIQRMVARYALLAGITKHVSPHSLRHSFATDLLMNGADIRSVQAMLGHSNIATTQIYTHVTDPHLRAVHEKFHNKA